One genomic window of Salvelinus namaycush isolate Seneca unplaced genomic scaffold, SaNama_1.0 Scaffold927, whole genome shotgun sequence includes the following:
- the LOC120043459 gene encoding high choriolytic enzyme 1-like has protein sequence MEQSPSLTLLLLLLLGLSQANPLMEDGSGPEILTDDPEDVDITERILTTNNGSSQFLLEGDMVAPTTRNAMVCFSSPWRCFWTKGTDGLVEVPYTVSSSFSSSDKQGIENALRAFPSKTCIRFVPRQNQVDFISYEPRDGCWSSLGRVGGQQTVSLQMDGCVYFGVIQHETLHALGFQHEQTRSDRDQYVTINWSNIDSNNAYNFDRSNTNNLNTAYDYSSVMHYGNTAFSINGKDTITPIPNPNVPIGQRQGLSTTDILRINRLYGC, from the exons ATGGAGCAAAGCCCCTCTCTgaccctgctgctgctgctgctgctgggcctCTCTCAGGCCAACCCTCTCATGGAGGACGGAAGTGGACCAGAGATCCTAACAGACGACCCTGAGGATGTAGACATCACTGAGAGAATTCTGACCACCAATAACGGCTCCAGTCAGTTTCTGTTGGAGGGAGACATGGTGGCGCCAACAACCAGAAATGCCATGGTTTGCTTTAG TTCCCCTTGGA GGTGCTTCTGGACAAAAGGCACAGACGGATTGGTTGAAGTGCCCTACACAGTGAGCAGTAGCTTCAGTTCCTCTGACAAGCAGGGCATTGAGAATGCCCTCCGGGCCTTCCCTTCCAAGACCTGCATTCGCTTCGTGCCTCGTCAGAATCAGGTTGACTTCATCAGCTACGAGCCCAGAGACGGGTGCTGGTCCTCTCTTGGGAGAGTGGGAGGCCAACAGACGGTCTCTCTCCAAATGGACGGCTGCGTTTACTTCGGGGTCATTCAGCACGAGACTCTCCACGCTCTGGGCTTCCAGCACGAACAAACCAGGAGCGACCGTGACCAGTATGTCACCATCAACTGGAGTAACATCGACTCTAACAACGCCTACAACTTCGACAGATCAAACACCAACAACCTGAACACTGCCTACGACTACAGCTCTGTCATGCACTATGGAAATACAGCCTTCTCTATCAACGGGAAGGACACCATCACCCCCATCCCCAACCCCAACGTGCCCATCGGCCAGAGACAGGGGTTGTCCACCACTGACATCCTGAGGATCAACAGACTCTACGGCTGCTGA